Proteins encoded within one genomic window of Chloroflexota bacterium:
- a CDS encoding ABC transporter substrate-binding protein, whose translation MNRRYHPTLLTLFVCMLAAALVFSACGGDDEGAAAPDGDGGVTQPDTGAVSPTAEPGATTTDPAPVEATGDPVAKRLIISTAAPTTESSNPWRYESPRGPWFFAATHESLIGADADTGEHVPQLAESWTIEPDGRSVRWKLRENIRFHGDNGVFTSADLVAMLENATADDSTHSHRTQYRAVTPDVISDYEIVYRIERTNPEILNNTSSWNVISGEPYSSKDMASLGGNPDLTMRPPAGTGAYQFVERAQGVNFIVERVPYEHWRYQPDWEEIEFRFSNEASTRLASLLTDEIHVTVLPLDLQQQAEEAGMGVATGQVLTRERSGMFQGPILDKNYADYEAQGTPCGYANCDDALLDVRVRKALAKAVDRGAMNEAFFGGRGVEVHNPHFVPTRSYWNPEWDARFDEEYGYNPEAAMALLAEAGYGPNNPLQLQVDVTGSSGLPEKQDVMEAMAGYFNDIGIKTELDVRDPTITRAASRRFDFGNRIIYMTSNIVDLQAFRVHHCSCESPRSGFELKELDETIAYHRSVIETEEVFRRLRETGDITFDLHIAIPIVWRPEQLLYNPNVVASYEWSGVPLGTVSHFERFIAVRK comes from the coding sequence ATGAATAGGCGATACCACCCCACCCTTCTGACCCTTTTCGTCTGCATGCTGGCCGCTGCGTTGGTCTTTTCCGCGTGCGGCGGCGACGATGAAGGCGCCGCAGCCCCCGACGGTGACGGTGGCGTTACGCAACCTGACACCGGCGCCGTTTCGCCCACCGCCGAGCCCGGCGCCACCACCACGGATCCCGCTCCGGTCGAAGCCACGGGTGACCCCGTGGCGAAACGACTCATCATCTCCACGGCTGCCCCGACGACGGAGTCAAGCAACCCATGGCGCTATGAAAGCCCTCGCGGCCCGTGGTTCTTCGCGGCCACGCACGAATCGCTCATCGGCGCCGACGCTGACACGGGCGAGCACGTGCCGCAGCTCGCCGAGTCATGGACTATTGAGCCGGACGGCAGGTCCGTGCGCTGGAAGCTGCGTGAGAACATCCGGTTCCACGGCGACAACGGCGTGTTCACTTCCGCCGACCTGGTGGCGATGCTTGAAAACGCCACCGCGGACGACTCCACGCACAGCCACCGGACGCAGTACCGCGCAGTCACCCCTGATGTGATCAGCGACTACGAAATTGTCTACCGCATTGAGAGGACCAACCCGGAGATTCTGAACAACACATCGTCCTGGAACGTCATCTCCGGTGAGCCGTACAGCTCCAAGGACATGGCGTCGCTCGGCGGCAATCCTGACCTGACCATGCGCCCGCCGGCGGGCACGGGCGCGTACCAGTTCGTGGAGCGCGCCCAGGGTGTCAACTTCATTGTCGAGCGAGTGCCGTACGAGCATTGGCGCTACCAACCCGATTGGGAGGAAATAGAGTTCCGTTTCAGCAATGAGGCGTCAACCCGGTTGGCCTCTCTGCTGACGGACGAGATTCACGTGACCGTGCTTCCGCTGGACCTGCAGCAGCAGGCGGAGGAAGCCGGCATGGGCGTCGCCACCGGGCAGGTGCTCACGCGGGAACGGTCAGGAATGTTCCAGGGGCCGATCCTCGACAAGAACTACGCAGACTACGAAGCGCAGGGAACTCCTTGCGGCTACGCCAACTGTGACGATGCTCTTCTGGACGTCCGCGTACGAAAAGCCCTCGCCAAGGCCGTCGATCGCGGCGCCATGAATGAGGCCTTCTTCGGCGGCAGGGGCGTCGAGGTCCACAACCCGCACTTCGTGCCCACCAGGTCCTACTGGAACCCTGAGTGGGACGCCAGATTCGATGAGGAATACGGGTACAACCCGGAGGCCGCCATGGCGTTGTTGGCCGAGGCCGGCTACGGCCCCAACAATCCCCTGCAATTGCAGGTTGACGTGACGGGTTCCAGCGGACTTCCTGAGAAGCAGGACGTCATGGAAGCGATGGCCGGGTACTTCAACGACATCGGCATCAAGACCGAGCTTGACGTCCGGGACCCCACCATCACCAGGGCCGCGTCCCGGCGTTTCGACTTCGGCAACCGGATCATCTACATGACCAGCAACATCGTCGACCTCCAGGCCTTCCGCGTCCACCACTGTTCATGTGAATCGCCGCGCAGCGGCTTCGAGTTGAAGGAGCTGGACGAAACGATTGCCTACCACCGGTCGGTAATCGAGACCGAAGAGGTGTTCCGCCGCTTGAGGGAAACCGGAGACATCACCTTCGACCTCCACATCGCAATCCCGATTGTGTGGAGGCCCGAGCAACTGCTCTACAACCCCAATGTTGTCGCTTCCTACGAATGGTCAGGGGTGCCTCTGGGGACGGTCAGCCACTTTGAGCGCTTCATAGCGGTCAGGAAGTAG
- a CDS encoding alpha/beta hydrolase, whose amino-acid sequence MNTDTRYADVNGIRIAYERDGNGFPLLLLHGYPETRRMWRVVAGALTERFDVVNMDLRGYGESDRPDDPEGYDKRKMGEDALAVARSLGWERFLIAGHDRGGRASRRLAADHPEALVGASLLDILPMEYVFDQGRDGYARRYWHWYFFLQRGLPERLIKQDPTGFLTQLFHRRGEVLDPENVAHYIESFATPGSVEAILSDYRTAFEVDRPRWTEEVAAGHRIKVPLQILWGELGNINDEPALDLWRNVAEDVRGTVVPGSGHYIPEEQPEHVVRLLNEFADELGLP is encoded by the coding sequence ATGAACACGGACACCCGGTACGCCGACGTCAACGGCATCCGCATAGCCTACGAGCGCGACGGGAACGGCTTCCCGCTCCTGCTGCTCCACGGCTATCCCGAGACCCGCCGCATGTGGCGTGTTGTGGCGGGCGCTCTCACCGAACGCTTCGACGTCGTGAACATGGACCTGCGCGGCTACGGCGAGTCCGATCGCCCCGACGATCCCGAAGGCTACGACAAGCGCAAGATGGGCGAGGATGCCCTCGCCGTGGCGCGGAGCCTTGGTTGGGAGCGCTTCCTCATTGCCGGCCATGATCGCGGCGGGCGCGCGTCGCGGCGTCTGGCGGCGGACCACCCGGAGGCCCTCGTTGGCGCATCCCTGCTGGACATCCTCCCGATGGAGTACGTATTCGACCAGGGCAGGGACGGGTACGCTCGACGCTACTGGCACTGGTATTTCTTCCTGCAGCGCGGCCTCCCCGAGCGGCTCATCAAGCAGGACCCGACTGGTTTCCTCACGCAGCTCTTCCACCGCCGAGGCGAAGTGCTGGACCCGGAGAACGTCGCCCACTACATCGAGTCCTTTGCGACGCCCGGCAGCGTCGAGGCCATCCTGTCCGACTACCGCACCGCCTTTGAGGTGGACCGGCCGCGATGGACCGAGGAGGTTGCCGCGGGCCACAGGATCAAGGTGCCGCTGCAGATCCTCTGGGGCGAACTCGGCAACATCAACGACGAGCCGGCGCTGGACTTGTGGCGAAACGTCGCCGAGGATGTTCGCGGCACGGTGGTCCCCGGTTCCGGGCACTACATACCGGAGGAGCAACCGGAGCATGTCGTCCGCCTCCTGAACGAGTTTGCTGACGAGCTTGGGCTGCCGTGA